A segment of the Acidimicrobiales bacterium genome:
GGCGTCCTCGTCGCCGGCGGCGACGCCCATCGCGCTGGTGGGATCGCCGACCCCCGCCTCGACCGCACGCTCGTCGAGCCGGAAGCCGAGCCCGCCGGCATCGCCGTCCGGCTCGTTCACGTACAGGCGGTTGGGGTTGGTCTCGTTGGCGACGAACAGGTCGAGGTCGCCGTCGCCGTCGACGTCGCTGAACACCGCACCGAGCCCGTACTCGGCGCCGTCCGGCTCGAGCCCGACCGCCTCGCCGACCTCGCGGAACCGGGGCCGGTCGTCGTCGCCGGGCCCGAGGTTGAGGTACAGCAGGTCGGGCTCGGCCAGGAAGTTCGCGGGGAAGGCCCGGCCGGCGTCGGGGTTCCGTCCGTTGCGGTTCACGTAGCCGGCGACGAAGACGTCGGGCCACCCGTTGCCGTCGACGTCGCCCACCGCCACCCCGGCGTGCCAGCCGTAGCCGTCGACCCCGGCGGCCGCCGCCCCTTCCTCGAAGGCGTCGCCGCCCTCGTTCCAGAGCAGCACGTTCTCGCGCTCGGTGGTGACGTAGAGATCGGTCCAGCCGTCGAGGTCGAGGTCGGCGGCCACGCACCCGGTGCCCCGGATCGCGAGGCCGGCCCCGGCGTCGTCGGTGACGTCGACGAACGTGCCGCCGTCGTTGCGGAACAGCGCCGTCTCGGGCAGACCGCCCTCTCGGCGCCACTGACCCCACTCCCGCTCGGACCAGAGGTTGACGACGAACAGGTCGAGCCAGCCGTCGCGGTCGTAGTCGATCCAGCACAGCCCGCCCGCGGTCATCGAGACCGGGTCGCTGGTGAGGCCCCACCGGAAGGCGCCGTGGCGGAAGTCGAGCCCCACCTCGCCGGCCACGTCGGTCAGCCGGACGAGGTCGGCCGAGGGCTGGGCCGGGCGGTCGACGTCGGCCCCGGGAGCGGGACCACCCCCGTCGCCGCTCGAGCCGACGCAGGCCGGCAGGGCGAGCAGGCAGGCGACGACCGCGGCCCCCAGCGCCCGTCGGGGCCTACGCCACGCCACGGGCCGATCGGCCGCGCTTGGACAGCGAGTCGACGAGCACGGCCAGGAGCAGCACCAGGCCCGTCACCACGAACTTGGTGCCGGCCGCCAGGCCCAGCAGGTCCATGCCGTTCTGGATGGCGGCGATGAGCAGCGCCCCGAGGAAGGCGGCCGACACCCTGCCGGTGCCGCCGAAGAGGCTGACGCCCCCGATCACGGCGGCTGCGATCACGAGCAGCAGGAGGTTGCCGCCGCCGCTGTTGGTGGCCACCGAGCGCAGCCGCGAGGCGAGGATGATGCCGCCCACCCCGGCCATGAAGCCGTTGATCATGAACACCGTGATCCGGAGGCGGTCGACGGCGATGCCGGCCCGGCGGGCGGCCTCGGGGTTGCCGCCCACGGCGTACACGTGCCGCCCGAAGCGGGTCCGGGACGCGATGAACGACCAGAACACGACGAAGAGGAGCAGGATCAGGGTGACCATCGGGACGCCACGGTCCTTGTTGGCGTACCAGACGGCGAAGAAGGTCACGGCGGCGAGGCCGATCACCTGCAGCAGCAGCAGCAGCGCCGGCTTGGCCGCCAGGCCCGAGGCGCGCCTCGACGCGGCGCGCTGCAGCTGGACCAGCGTGTAGGCGAGCACGATCCCGGCGCCGAGCACCCAGCCCCAGAAGTCGGTGAGGAAGTTGTTGGCGATGCCCACGATCACACGGTCCTCGATGCGGATCGTGCCGGCCGTGGAGAACTGGGTGGTCAGGATCAGCACGACGCCCGACCAGATGAGGAAGCCGGCCAGGGTCACCACGAACGACGGCACCCCGGCCTTGGTGACCACGAGGGACTGCACGAAGCCGATGGCCGTCGTGACGAGCACCGCGGCGAGGATGGCGGCCCACCACGGCCACCCGGGGTCTCCCTCGCGGAGCAGCAGGACCATCACGATCCCACCCACGGCGCTCACGTAGGCGACCGAGAGGTCGATCTCGGCGATGAGCAGCACGAACACGATGCCGATCGCCAACGTGGCCACCGGCGCCATCTGCAGCAGCAGGTTGGTGAAGTTGCGCTCGGTGAGGAACGTGTCGTTCAGGAGGCCGAAGACCACCACGATGACGGCCAGGCCCACGATGATCGGCAGCGATCCGAGCTCGCCGGCCCTCACTCGTTGCCACCAGTCCCGCACGTACTGCGCCAGGGTCTGGGTGGGCGCCTCCAGGTCCGGCGCGGCCGACGGCAGCTCGTCGAGCGGCTGGCCGGGCTGGGGCTCCTCGGTGCTCACGCCACCACCTCCGACATGCCGGGCACGTGGGTGAGCGTGCCCGCCGTGATCGCGTGCACGACGTCCTGTTGGGTGGTGCTGGCCCGCTCGAACAGGGCGACCGCCTGCCCGAGGCGCAGCACCGTGATCCGGTCGGCCACCTCGAAGATGTCGTGCAGGTTGTGCGAGATGATCACGACCCCGAGACCCCGGTCGGCGAGCCGCCTGACGAGGTCGAGCACCTGGCGGGTCTGGGCCACGCCGAGGGCCGCCGTCGGCTCGTCGAGGATCACGAGCTTGGAGTTCCACATGACGGCCTTGGCCACGGCCACGGCCTGGCGCTGGCCGCCGGACAGACCGGCCACGGCCTGGCGGACCGAGCGGAGCGACGTGACGGAGAGGCTGTCGAGCGTGGTGCGGGCCGCCTGCTCCATGTCGGGCTCGTCGAGGATGACCCCGCCACGGACCTTCTCGCGACCGAGGAACATGTTGGCGACCACGTCGAGGTTGTCGGCCAGGGCCAGGTCCTGGTACACGACCTCGATGCCGAGGGCGGCCGCGTCACGGGGGCCGTGGATGCGCACCCGCTTGCCCTCGAAGGCGGTCTGGCCCTCGTCGAAGGGGTAGATGCCCACGACGCCCTTGATGAGGGTCGACTTGCCGGCGCCGTTGTCGCCGACGAGCGCCATGACCTCGCCGGCCCGCACCTGGAAGTCGACCTTGTACAGCGCCTGGACGGCGCCGAAGGCCTTCGAGACCCCGTGGCACTCGAGGAGCGGATCGCTCCCGCCGCGGCCGTCAGTGCTCGACGTGTCGCTCACACGTCCCCCCTGGATCGGGAGTGGTGGGGACGCCCCCGTCCCGTCGGGGGCGTCCCCACCACTCACACGGCTGGATGACCGGCGGCTACTGCTCCGGGCAGAACTGCGCCACGTCGCCGGTGCACACCTCTTCCCAGGTGCGGAACCCGTCGGCGATGACGGTCTCCTCGATGTTGTCGGCGGTGACGGCGATGGGCGTCAGCGCCAGGTAGGGGATGTTGTTCCCGCCGGCCGGCTCGTCGACGGGGTTGCCCGACTCGTTGTTGATGACCAGGTTCGTGAAGTCGCCCTCGACCGCGGTGACGTCCTCGCAGTTGCGCAGCGCCAGCGCAGCGGCCGCAGCGACGTCGGCCTCGGCCCTGATGGGCTTGTACACGGTCATCGTCTGCTTGCCGAGCAGGATGTTCTGGATGCCCGCCTGGGTGGCGTCCTGGCCACTAAGGGGGATCGTGGTGGCGTCGAGGCCGGCGGCCTCGAGGGCGTTGACCACCGAGTTGGCCAGGCCGTCGTTGGCGGCGAACACGGCGTCGACACCGTTCTGCGAGTCGACGAGGATCTGCTCCATGATCCGCTGGGCGTCCTGGTTGTCCCAGCCGGGCACGAACTCGTCGGCGACGATCGTCCAGTCGCCCGCGTCGGCGCGGGCCTCGACCGTCTCGGCGTAGCCCTGGCGGAACAGCTGCGAGTTGTTGTCCTCGGGGCCACCGTTGAGCATCACCACGCGCGGCTGCTCGAGGCCGAGCTCGTCGATGGTGGGCTCGAGCACCTCGGCCATCCGCTGACCGACGGCCACGTTGTCGAAGCTGACGTACACGTCGCCGCCCTGGCCCTCGGTGTTGAGGCGGTCGTACTCGACGACCTGCACGCCCTCGGACTTGGCCAGGTCGATGATCGACGCGCCGGACCCGGAGTCGTTGCTGGTGAGCACGATCACGCTGGCACCGTCGGCGATGGCCTGCTCGGCCTGGCTCTGCTGCACCGCCGGGTCGCCCTCGGCGTTCACGATCGTGTAGTCGTCGCCCTCGCTCAGACCGGCGGCGTCGAACGCCTCGCCGAAGTAGACACGGTCGTCCTTCTCCCAACGGTCCGAGGTCGCGGTGTCGGGCAGGAGCACCCAGATGTTGCCCTCGCCGCAGGCTGCCGCCCGAGCGATGGTCGTCTCGGTGCCGCCGGTGGCGGCGGTCGTGTCGGTGGCGCCGGTGTCGTCGTCGTCGTCACCGCACGCAGCGGCCACGAGCGAGAACGCGGCGAGCAGTACCACCAGCAGCCTGAAGGGCTTCGTTCGCATGGAGTTCCCCCTGTCGTCACGCCGACCCGCAGCCGGCCGGGGAGGACTCTAGGCCAAACCACCACCCTCATCGCCCGACCACCCGTCCCGGCCGAGACCACGACGGAGCTCGGCGGCCCGCCAGCGCCAGTCGAAGCGCACCGCCAACCCGCCCAGGCTGCGGTCGCCCGGCGCCCGATACGCTCTCCCCAGAAGGTCGCGCCAGGCGACGCCCCGGCGCTCCGCCTCGTCGGCGAGCGCCTCGAACTCGTCGCGTGCCCGGCCCGGACCGGAGCGGGCGGCGGCCCCACCGAACGCCCGTGACCACCGCTCGTCGCCGTCGCCCCGGCCCACCGGCCGACCCTACCGCCCGGCGGTCCGACCGCTAGCGTCGTCGGCGCAGGCGGAGGGCCACCATGGAGAAGAAGCCGACAGCGCGGTGGATGGGCGTGGTCGCCGGGGCGACCGCCCTCCTCGTGGCGGCCGGCGCCGTGGTCCTGGCGGCGACGCGCGGCGGCGACGGGGGCGCCGAGTGCGAGCGGACCGCCGGCGCGGAGCGCTCGGTGGCCCGCGAGTGGGACGAGGCCGCGCTCGAGGGCATCCGCCACGACTTCCCGGCACCCACCGTGCACGCCCGGAACCTCTTCCACCTCTCCGTGGCGATGTGGGACGCCTGGGCGGCCTACGACCCCGCGGCCACCGGCTACCTGGTCGACGAGGACCACACGGCCGACGACGTCACCGCCGCTCGCGAGGAGGCGATCAGCTACGCGGCCTACGGGGTGCTGGTCGAGCGCTACCTCGACTCCCCCGGCGCCGAGCAGACCGTCACCGAGTTCGACCAGCTGATGGCGTCCCTGTGCTACCCGATCGACGTGACGACGACCGAGGGCGACTCGCCGGCGGCGGTCGGCAACCGGGTCGCGGCCGCAGTCGTGGCGCGCGGCCTCGTCGACGGCTCGAACGAGGAGGGACGGTACGCCGACCCCGGCTACGAGCCGGTCAACCCCCCGCTCGTCGTCGACCAGCCGGGCACCCGGATGGTCGACCCGAACCGGTGGCAACCGCTCGAGCTCGAGGTGATGATCGGCCAGAACGGCCTCCCGATGGACCAGACGGTCCAGACGTTCGTCGGGCCCCAGTGGGGCCACGTCGAGCCGTTCGCCCTCCCCGCCGGCTCGGCCGACGGGCTCCCGATCGACCCCGGCCCGCCGCCCCTGCTCGGCGATCCGGCCACCGACCAGGCCTACAAGGAAGGAGCGGTCGAGGTCGTCCGCTACAGCAGCGAGCTGGACCCGAGCGACGGCGAGGCCGTCGACATCGGCCCGGGCGCCCTGGGCGACAACCCGCTCGGCACGAACGACGGCGACGGCCACGACGTGAACCCCGCCACGGGGGAGCCCTACGAGCCGAACGTGGTGCTGCGGGGCGACTACGGGCGGGTGCTCGCCGAGTTCTGGGCCGACGGGCCGCGCTCGGAGCTCCCACCGGGCCACTGGAACGTGCTCGCCAACGAGGTCTCCGACGACCCCCGCCTGGAGCACCGGATCGGCGGGACCGGGCCGGTCGTCGACCGCCTCGAGTGGGACGTCAAGCTCTACGTCGCGCTGAACGGCGCGCTCCACGACGCCGCCGTCGCAGCCTGGGGCGTCAAGGGCCACTACGACTCCGTCCGTCCGATCTCGATGATCCGGTACCTCGGCGGGCTCGGCCAGTCGAGCGACCCCGGCGGCCCCTCGTACGACCCCGAGGGGCTGCCCCTCGTCCCCGGGCTCGTCGAGGTGGTGACCGCCGAGTCCAGCGCGCCGGGGCAGCGACACCAGCACCTCGCCGACCACGTGGGAGAGATCGCGGTGCGCTCCTGGACCGGCGACATCGACGACCCCGAGACCGACCAGGCCGGCGTGGGCTGGGTCCGCGCCGTCGAGTGGGTCCCCTACCAGCGCGAGACCTTCGTGACCCCGGCGTTCGCGGGCTACGTGTCGGGCCACAGCACCTTCAGCCACGCCGGCGCGGAGGTGCTCACCGCCATCACCGGGTCGCCCTACTTCCCGGGCGGGCTGGCCGAGCACACCGTCCCGGCGGGCGGGCTCGAGTTCGAGGCGGGGCCGACCACCGACGTCACCCTGCAGTGGGCCACGTACGACGACGCCGCCGACCAGGCCGGCACCTCGCGCCTCTGGGGGGGCATCCACGTGCGGGCCGACGACCTCACCGGCCGCCGGATGGGCGCCCAGTGCGGGATCGACGCCTGGGCCCTCGCCCGGCGCCACTACGGCGGCACCGCCACCCCCGACGGGGACACCGGCTGAGCGTCGCGCCGTGCCGGCCCGGGCGGCTCAGCCGGGCTCGGCCGGGGGCGCCCAGGGCGGCGGTCGCCTGGCGAAGAACGCCTCGAGCCCCTCGCGCGCCTCGGGCGTGAGGTGCGGCGCCGCGGTGTAGGCGGTGGAGTGCAGGGCCATCGCCTGCCCCGAGAACCGGCAGAGCAGATCCTTGGTGCCGGCCTCGGCGAGCGGACCGTTGCGAGCGGTCTGGCGCGCCCACGCCAGCGCGGTGGGCGCGACCTCGGCCGGGGGGACCACCGCGTTCACGAGCCCGATCTGGAGGGCGGTCGGGGCGTCGACGAGCTCGCCGCGCAGGAGCAGCCAGCGGGCTGCGCGCTCCCCCACCAGCCGCATCAGGTGCACCACGACCATCCCGGCCTGGATGCCGCTGTGCATCTCCGGGTAGCCGATCGACGCCCCGTCCGCCATCACCGCCATGTCGCACGCGCTGGCCAGGCCGGCACCGTTGCCCGCAGCGACGCCGTTGATCGCGGCGATCGTCGGCTTCGGGCAGT
Coding sequences within it:
- a CDS encoding ABC transporter permease, with the protein product MPSAAPDLEAPTQTLAQYVRDWWQRVRAGELGSLPIIVGLAVIVVVFGLLNDTFLTERNFTNLLLQMAPVATLAIGIVFVLLIAEIDLSVAYVSAVGGIVMVLLLREGDPGWPWWAAILAAVLVTTAIGFVQSLVVTKAGVPSFVVTLAGFLIWSGVVLILTTQFSTAGTIRIEDRVIVGIANNFLTDFWGWVLGAGIVLAYTLVQLQRAASRRASGLAAKPALLLLLQVIGLAAVTFFAVWYANKDRGVPMVTLILLLFVVFWSFIASRTRFGRHVYAVGGNPEAARRAGIAVDRLRITVFMINGFMAGVGGIILASRLRSVATNSGGGNLLLLVIAAAVIGGVSLFGGTGRVSAAFLGALLIAAIQNGMDLLGLAAGTKFVVTGLVLLLAVLVDSLSKRGRSARGVA
- a CDS encoding substrate-binding domain-containing protein, coding for MRTKPFRLLVVLLAAFSLVAAACGDDDDDTGATDTTAATGGTETTIARAAACGEGNIWVLLPDTATSDRWEKDDRVYFGEAFDAAGLSEGDDYTIVNAEGDPAVQQSQAEQAIADGASVIVLTSNDSGSGASIIDLAKSEGVQVVEYDRLNTEGQGGDVYVSFDNVAVGQRMAEVLEPTIDELGLEQPRVVMLNGGPEDNNSQLFRQGYAETVEARADAGDWTIVADEFVPGWDNQDAQRIMEQILVDSQNGVDAVFAANDGLANSVVNALEAAGLDATTIPLSGQDATQAGIQNILLGKQTMTVYKPIRAEADVAAAAALALRNCEDVTAVEGDFTNLVINNESGNPVDEPAGGNNIPYLALTPIAVTADNIEETVIADGFRTWEEVCTGDVAQFCPEQ
- a CDS encoding vanadium-dependent haloperoxidase, with amino-acid sequence MEKKPTARWMGVVAGATALLVAAGAVVLAATRGGDGGAECERTAGAERSVAREWDEAALEGIRHDFPAPTVHARNLFHLSVAMWDAWAAYDPAATGYLVDEDHTADDVTAAREEAISYAAYGVLVERYLDSPGAEQTVTEFDQLMASLCYPIDVTTTEGDSPAAVGNRVAAAVVARGLVDGSNEEGRYADPGYEPVNPPLVVDQPGTRMVDPNRWQPLELEVMIGQNGLPMDQTVQTFVGPQWGHVEPFALPAGSADGLPIDPGPPPLLGDPATDQAYKEGAVEVVRYSSELDPSDGEAVDIGPGALGDNPLGTNDGDGHDVNPATGEPYEPNVVLRGDYGRVLAEFWADGPRSELPPGHWNVLANEVSDDPRLEHRIGGTGPVVDRLEWDVKLYVALNGALHDAAVAAWGVKGHYDSVRPISMIRYLGGLGQSSDPGGPSYDPEGLPLVPGLVEVVTAESSAPGQRHQHLADHVGEIAVRSWTGDIDDPETDQAGVGWVRAVEWVPYQRETFVTPAFAGYVSGHSTFSHAGAEVLTAITGSPYFPGGLAEHTVPAGGLEFEAGPTTDVTLQWATYDDAADQAGTSRLWGGIHVRADDLTGRRMGAQCGIDAWALARRHYGGTATPDGDTG
- a CDS encoding sugar ABC transporter ATP-binding protein, whose product is MSDTSSTDGRGGSDPLLECHGVSKAFGAVQALYKVDFQVRAGEVMALVGDNGAGKSTLIKGVVGIYPFDEGQTAFEGKRVRIHGPRDAAALGIEVVYQDLALADNLDVVANMFLGREKVRGGVILDEPDMEQAARTTLDSLSVTSLRSVRQAVAGLSGGQRQAVAVAKAVMWNSKLVILDEPTAALGVAQTRQVLDLVRRLADRGLGVVIISHNLHDIFEVADRITVLRLGQAVALFERASTTQQDVVHAITAGTLTHVPGMSEVVA
- a CDS encoding enoyl-CoA hydratase/isomerase family protein, encoding MVRYEVQAPAAILTLNRPRERNALSPELIDALLEAIERATADRQVRALVVTGAPPAFCSGMDLAELAGVLDDLRVDGRGAVWDAALRGEEVLDALYHCPKPTIAAINGVAAGNGAGLASACDMAVMADGASIGYPEMHSGIQAGMVVVHLMRLVGERAARWLLLRGELVDAPTALQIGLVNAVVPPAEVAPTALAWARQTARNGPLAEAGTKDLLCRFSGQAMALHSTAYTAAPHLTPEAREGLEAFFARRPPPWAPPAEPG
- a CDS encoding CRTAC1 family protein — its product is MAWRRPRRALGAAVVACLLALPACVGSSGDGGGPAPGADVDRPAQPSADLVRLTDVAGEVGLDFRHGAFRWGLTSDPVSMTAGGLCWIDYDRDGWLDLFVVNLWSEREWGQWRREGGLPETALFRNDGGTFVDVTDDAGAGLAIRGTGCVAADLDLDGWTDLYVTTERENVLLWNEGGDAFEEGAAAAGVDGYGWHAGVAVGDVDGNGWPDVFVAGYVNRNGRNPDAGRAFPANFLAEPDLLYLNLGPGDDDRPRFREVGEAVGLEPDGAEYGLGAVFSDVDGDGDLDLFVANETNPNRLYVNEPDGDAGGLGFRLDERAVEAGVGDPTSAMGVAAGDEDADGSVDLLVTNIDGERHSLYRNQSGAGGLAFVDAVATGEAGVPDLGLDVTGWGASWADLDLDTDLDLVVASGALPIVDLEADREPVEAFENRTAQGEAGRLAPLGAGLDALGPIQGRGLAAADYDNDGDLDVAIVAIAGELVLLRNTGAGGHWLEVALEEFAPGATVTVVLPDGTELVREIRAGGSFLSSEDPRAHVGLGTATQVDEVRVRWPDGETTTVADVEADRILSVGRD